In a genomic window of Streptococcus oralis:
- the dnaJ gene encoding molecular chaperone DnaJ: MNNTEFYDRLGVSKNASADEIKKAYRKLSKKYHPDINKEPGAEEKYKEVQEAYETLSDDQKRAAYDQYGAAGANGGFGGAGGFGGFDGAGGFGGFEDIFSSFFGGGGASRNPNAPRQGDDLQYRVNLTFEEAIFGAEKEVKYNREASCRTCNGSGAKPGTSPVTCGRCHGAGVINVDTQTPLGMMRRQVTCDVCHGRGKEIKDPCTTCHGTGHEKQAHSVHVKIPAGVETGQQIRLAGQGEAGFNGGPYGDLYVVVSVEASDKFEREGTTIFYKLNLNIVQATLGDTVEIPTVHGDVELVIPEGTQTGKKFRLRGKGAPSLRGGAVGDQYVTVNVVTPTGLNDRQKAALKEFAAAGDLKVNPKKKGFFDHIKDAFEGE; encoded by the coding sequence ATGAACAATACTGAATTTTATGATCGTCTGGGGGTGTCAAAAAACGCTTCGGCAGACGAGATCAAAAAGGCTTATCGTAAGCTTTCCAAAAAATACCACCCAGATATCAACAAGGAGCCTGGCGCTGAGGAAAAGTACAAGGAAGTTCAAGAAGCCTATGAGACTTTGAGTGACGACCAAAAACGTGCAGCCTATGACCAATATGGTGCTGCGGGTGCCAACGGTGGCTTTGGTGGTGCTGGTGGTTTTGGCGGATTTGACGGAGCAGGTGGCTTCGGTGGTTTCGAAGATATCTTCTCAAGTTTTTTCGGGGGAGGCGGAGCTTCACGCAATCCAAACGCTCCTCGTCAAGGGGATGACCTCCAGTACCGTGTGAACTTGACCTTTGAAGAAGCTATTTTCGGAGCTGAAAAAGAAGTCAAGTACAACCGTGAAGCAAGCTGTCGTACATGTAACGGCTCTGGTGCTAAGCCAGGGACAAGTCCAGTCACTTGTGGACGCTGTCATGGTGCTGGTGTTATTAACGTTGATACGCAGACTCCTCTTGGTATGATGCGCCGTCAAGTAACCTGTGATGTCTGTCATGGTCGCGGAAAAGAAATCAAAGATCCATGTACAACTTGTCACGGAACAGGTCATGAAAAACAAGCTCATAGCGTACATGTAAAAATCCCTGCTGGTGTGGAAACAGGCCAACAAATTCGCCTAGCTGGTCAAGGTGAAGCAGGCTTTAACGGTGGGCCTTATGGTGACTTGTATGTAGTAGTTTCTGTGGAAGCTAGCGACAAGTTTGAACGTGAAGGAACCACTATTTTCTACAAGTTAAATCTTAATATCGTCCAAGCTACTCTTGGAGATACTGTTGAAATTCCAACCGTGCATGGAGATGTTGAATTGGTTATCCCAGAAGGAACACAGACTGGCAAGAAATTCCGTCTACGTGGCAAGGGAGCACCGAGCCTTCGTGGCGGTGCCGTTGGTGACCAATATGTTACTGTCAATGTCGTGACTCCAACAGGTTTGAACGACCGCCAAAAAGCAGCGCTTAAAGAATTCGCAGCTGCAGGTGACTTGAAAGTTAATCCAAAGAAAAAAGGCTTCTTTGACCATATAAAAGATGCCTTTGAAGGAGAATAA
- a CDS encoding HIT family protein has protein sequence MSDCIFCKIIAGEIPASKVYEDEQILAFLDISQVTPGHTLVVPKEHYRNLLEMDATSASQLFAQVPKVAQKVMKATKAAGMNIIANCEEIAGQTVFHTHVHLVPRYSADDDLKIDFIAHEPDFDKLAQVAETIKNA, from the coding sequence ATGTCAGATTGCATTTTTTGTAAGATCATCGCAGGGGAGATTCCTGCTTCAAAAGTATACGAGGATGAGCAGATTCTTGCCTTTCTTGATATCTCTCAAGTAACACCAGGACACACCTTGGTCGTACCAAAAGAGCACTATCGCAATCTTTTGGAAATGGATGCTACTAGCGCCAGCCAACTCTTTGCCCAAGTACCAAAAGTAGCTCAAAAAGTTATGAAAGCTACCAAGGCTGCTGGCATGAATATCATTGCCAACTGTGAAGAAATCGCAGGCCAAACAGTCTTTCATACCCACGTTCACCTCGTACCTCGCTACAGTGCGGACGATGACCTCAAGATTGATTTTATCGCCCACGAACCTGACTTTGACAAACTCGCCCAAGTCGCTGAAACTATCAAAAACGCCTAA
- a CDS encoding ABC transporter ATP-binding protein, translating into MLEIKNLTGGYIHVPVLKDVSFTVESGQLVGLIGLNGAGKSTTINEIIGLLTPYSGEIKINGLTLREDATNYRKQIGYIPETPSLYEELTLREHIETVAMAYGIGQKVAFDRVEPLLKMFRLDQKLDWFPVHFSKGMKQKVMIICAFVVDPSLFIVDEPFLGLDPLAISDLIQLLEVEKQKGKSILMSTHVLDSAEKMCDAFVILHKGEVRAQGNLQQLREAFDMPQASLNDIYLALTKEEEL; encoded by the coding sequence ATGTTAGAAATTAAAAACCTGACAGGAGGCTATATTCACGTTCCTGTCTTGAAAGATGTGTCCTTTACCGTTGAAAGTGGGCAGTTGGTCGGTTTGATTGGCCTCAACGGTGCTGGGAAATCAACGACTATCAATGAGATAATCGGTCTTTTGACGCCTTACAGTGGGGAAATCAAGATTAATGGTTTAACCCTGCGAGAAGATGCGACCAACTATCGCAAGCAGATTGGCTACATCCCAGAAACGCCTAGCTTGTATGAGGAATTGACCCTCAGAGAGCATATCGAGACGGTTGCCATGGCCTATGGTATTGGGCAAAAAGTGGCTTTTGATCGTGTGGAACCTTTGTTAAAAATGTTTCGTCTGGATCAAAAATTAGACTGGTTTCCAGTGCATTTCTCCAAAGGGATGAAGCAGAAAGTCATGATTATCTGTGCCTTTGTGGTGGATCCGAGCCTTTTCATCGTTGATGAGCCTTTCCTTGGGCTCGATCCGCTGGCCATTTCTGACTTGATTCAGCTTCTAGAAGTAGAAAAGCAAAAAGGCAAGTCCATTCTCATGAGTACCCATGTTTTGGATTCGGCGGAGAAGATGTGTGATGCCTTTGTTATTCTCCACAAGGGGGAGGTGCGGGCTCAGGGGAACCTCCAGCAACTCCGCGAAGCCTTTGACATGCCTCAAGCGAGTTTGAATGACATTTACTTGGCTCTGACCAAAGAGGAGGAGCTATGA
- a CDS encoding ABC transporter permease produces MKDLFLKRKQAFRKECVGYLRYVLNDHFVLFLLVLIGFLAYQYSQLLQDFPENHWPILLFLVIVSILLLAWGGIATYMEVPDKLFLLASEEEVKSHLKGQTVRSLVFWTIVQTLFLLLFAPLFLAMGYGLPVFLIHVLLLGAGKYFLFRQKASKFLTETGIDWDYVITQESKRKQVLLRFFALFTQVKGVSNSVKRRAYLDFILKTVQKVPGKIWQNLYLRSYLRNGDLFALSLRLLLLSLLAVIFIEQSWITTAVVVLFNYLLLFQLLALYHAFDYQYLTQLFPLEKGEKEKGLKQIVLGVGSVVLLLELLVGAVVFQEKIALLALVGASLFLQLFYLPYQLKRLVDE; encoded by the coding sequence ATGAAAGACTTGTTTTTAAAGCGAAAGCAGGCTTTTCGTAAGGAGTGTGTCGGTTATCTACGTTATGTCCTAAATGACCACTTTGTCTTGTTCCTGCTAGTTCTCATCGGTTTTCTAGCTTACCAGTACAGTCAACTCTTGCAAGATTTTCCTGAAAATCACTGGCCTATTCTCTTGTTTTTAGTAATAGTATCTATCTTGCTTTTGGCTTGGGGAGGAATCGCGACCTACATGGAAGTACCTGACAAGCTCTTTCTCTTAGCCAGTGAAGAGGAGGTTAAGTCTCACCTCAAAGGGCAGACGGTGCGCTCATTGGTTTTCTGGACAATTGTTCAAACCCTCTTTTTACTCTTGTTTGCGCCCTTATTTTTAGCCATGGGTTATGGCTTGCCAGTCTTTCTCATCCATGTGCTTTTACTGGGAGCTGGGAAATACTTCCTCTTTCGCCAAAAGGCCAGTAAATTTCTTACTGAGACTGGAATCGACTGGGACTATGTGATCACCCAAGAAAGCAAGCGCAAGCAAGTCTTGCTTCGTTTCTTTGCTCTCTTTACTCAGGTTAAGGGTGTTTCAAATAGTGTCAAACGTCGCGCTTATCTGGATTTTATCCTAAAGACTGTTCAAAAGGTGCCAGGGAAGATTTGGCAAAACCTCTATCTTCGTTCTTACTTGCGAAATGGAGACCTCTTTGCGCTCAGTCTCCGCCTCTTGCTCCTATCCTTGTTAGCTGTAATCTTTATCGAGCAGTCTTGGATTACGACAGCAGTGGTTGTCCTGTTTAATTACCTCTTGCTCTTTCAGTTGCTAGCACTCTATCATGCCTTTGACTACCAATACTTAACCCAGCTCTTTCCTTTAGAAAAGGGTGAAAAAGAGAAGGGCTTAAAACAGATTGTGCTCGGTGTTGGAAGTGTCGTTCTTTTGTTGGAATTGCTAGTCGGAGCAGTGGTTTTTCAAGAAAAAATAGCCTTGTTGGCTCTTGTAGGGGCTAGTCTCTTCCTACAATTGTTTTATTTACCTTACCAACTAAAAAGATTGGTTGACGAATAG
- the ccrZ gene encoding cell cycle regulator CcrZ: MDLGDNELTLTPIPGKSGKAYMGSYPDGKRVFVKMNTSPILPGLAREQIAPQLLWTRRLPDGRDMCAQEWLTGKILTPHDMNRKQIINILTRLHRSRPLMKQLSRLGYTMETPVDLLQSWRQEAPEVLKRHQYLNSVIDDLRRTVPGFREDHATIVHGDLRHSNWIETESGLVYLVDWDSVRLTDRMFDVAHMLCHYIPEQHWHDWLTYYGYKYNQTVLDKLYWYGQYSYLSQIAKYFVNQDLDNVNREIYALRVFRDKYGKKR, from the coding sequence ATGGACTTGGGTGATAATGAGCTAACGCTGACCCCTATACCTGGGAAGAGTGGCAAGGCTTATATGGGAAGCTACCCTGATGGGAAGCGCGTCTTTGTAAAAATGAACACCTCTCCAATCCTACCTGGCTTAGCCAGAGAACAAATCGCTCCTCAATTACTATGGACTCGTCGTTTGCCAGATGGTCGTGATATGTGTGCCCAGGAATGGTTGACGGGTAAAATCTTGACACCGCACGATATGAATCGCAAGCAGATCATCAATATCTTGACGCGTCTTCACCGCTCACGTCCCTTGATGAAGCAGTTGAGCCGTTTGGGATATACCATGGAGACGCCAGTAGACTTGTTGCAGTCTTGGAGGCAGGAAGCACCCGAAGTCTTGAAACGACATCAGTACTTAAACTCGGTGATTGATGATTTGCGCAGGACAGTTCCAGGTTTTAGAGAAGACCATGCAACGATTGTGCATGGTGATCTTCGCCATAGTAATTGGATTGAGACAGAGAGTGGACTCGTTTATCTAGTGGATTGGGATTCGGTTCGTCTGACGGATCGCATGTTTGATGTGGCGCATATGCTGTGTCATTATATTCCAGAGCAACATTGGCATGATTGGCTAACTTATTACGGTTATAAGTACAATCAGACAGTTTTAGATAAATTGTATTGGTATGGTCAGTATTCTTACTTGAGCCAGATTGCCAAATACTTTGTAAATCAAGATTTAGATAATGTAAACCGGGAGATTTATGCCTTGCGTGTCTTCCGTGACAAGTATGGAAAGAAGAGATGA
- the trmB gene encoding tRNA (guanosine(46)-N7)-methyltransferase TrmB, which yields MRVRNRKGATELLEANPQYVVLNPLEAKGKWRDLFGNDHPIHVEVGSGKGAFVSGMAKQNPDINYIGIDIQKSVLSYALDKVLEVGVPNIKLLWVDGSDLTDYFEDGEINRLYLNFSDPWPKKRHEKRRLTYKSFLDTFKRILPENGEIHFKTDNRGLFEYSLVSFSQYGMKLNGVWLDLHASDFEGNVMTEYEQKFSSKGQVIYRVEAEF from the coding sequence ATGAGAGTTAGAAATCGTAAAGGGGCGACAGAGTTACTAGAGGCTAATCCCCAGTATGTTGTCCTCAATCCCTTGGAAGCCAAAGGGAAATGGCGAGACTTGTTTGGAAATGATCATCCTATTCATGTTGAAGTTGGGAGTGGGAAAGGAGCCTTCGTATCTGGAATGGCCAAACAGAACCCTGACATCAATTACATCGGGATTGACATCCAAAAGTCGGTATTAAGTTATGCCTTGGATAAGGTATTAGAAGTTGGAGTGCCTAATATCAAGTTGTTGTGGGTAGATGGTTCTGATTTGACGGACTACTTTGAAGACGGTGAGATTAATCGTCTCTACCTAAACTTTTCTGATCCCTGGCCTAAAAAACGCCATGAAAAACGTCGTTTGACTTACAAGAGTTTCTTGGATACCTTCAAGCGCATCTTGCCTGAGAATGGGGAAATCCATTTCAAGACAGACAATCGTGGCTTATTTGAGTACAGCCTAGTGAGCTTTTCTCAGTATGGGATGAAACTCAATGGTGTTTGGCTGGACTTGCATGCCAGTGATTTTGAAGGCAATGTCATGACAGAGTATGAGCAAAAATTCTCCAGCAAAGGTCAAGTAATCTACCGAGTTGAAGCAGAATTTTAA
- the rimP gene encoding ribosome maturation factor RimP, which produces MDAIATIVELVREVVEPVIQAPFELVDIEYGKIGSDMILSIFVDKPEGITLNDTADLTEIISPVLDTIKPDPFPEQYFLEITSPGLERPLKTKDAVAGAVGKYIHVGLYQAIDKQKVFEGTLLSFEEDELTMEYMDKTRKKTVQIPYSLVSKARLAVKL; this is translated from the coding sequence GTGGACGCAATCGCAACAATCGTAGAATTAGTCAGAGAAGTTGTAGAACCTGTCATCCAAGCGCCTTTCGAACTCGTGGATATCGAGTATGGAAAGATTGGCAGTGACATGATTCTCAGTATTTTTGTAGATAAACCTGAAGGAATTACCTTGAACGACACGGCAGACTTGACAGAAATTATCAGTCCTGTCTTAGATACCATCAAGCCCGATCCCTTCCCAGAACAATATTTCCTAGAAATCACCAGTCCAGGCTTGGAACGTCCTTTAAAAACCAAGGATGCAGTCGCTGGAGCAGTTGGGAAATACATTCATGTCGGGCTCTACCAAGCCATTGATAAACAAAAAGTCTTTGAAGGAACCTTGCTATCCTTTGAAGAGGACGAGTTGACTATGGAGTATATGGACAAAACACGTAAGAAAACAGTTCAAATTCCATACAGTTTAGTATCAAAAGCACGTTTAGCAGTAAAACTATAG
- the nusA gene encoding transcription termination factor NusA translates to MSKEMLEAFRILEEDKGIKKEDIIDAVVESLRSAYRRRYGQSDSVAIDFNEKTGDFTVYTVREVVDEVFDSRLEISLKDALAINSAYELGDKIKFEEAPAEFGRVAAQSAKQTIMEKMRKQTRAITYNTYKEHEQEIMSGTVERFDNRFIYVNLGSIEAQLSKQDQIPGEVFASHDRIEVYVYKVEDNPRGVNVFVSRSHPEMIKRLMEQEIPEVYDGTVEIMSVAREAGDRTKVAVRSHNPNVDAIGTIVGRGGANIKKITSKFHPARYDAKSDRMIPVEENIDVIEWVADPAEFIYNAIAPAEVDQVIFDENDSKRALVVVPDNKLSLAIGRRGQNVRLAAHLTGYRIDIKSASEFEAMEEAGQVDYAVSDELIEE, encoded by the coding sequence ATGAGTAAAGAAATGCTAGAGGCCTTCCGCATTTTGGAAGAAGACAAGGGAATCAAAAAAGAAGACATCATCGACGCAGTAGTAGAGTCGCTTCGTTCCGCTTATCGTAGACGCTATGGTCAATCAGACAGCGTAGCTATCGACTTCAATGAAAAGACAGGTGACTTTACAGTTTATACTGTCCGTGAAGTTGTTGATGAAGTGTTTGATAGCCGTTTGGAAATCAGCTTGAAAGATGCCCTTGCCATTAATTCAGCCTATGAGCTTGGTGACAAGATTAAGTTTGAAGAAGCACCAGCTGAGTTTGGTCGTGTAGCAGCCCAATCTGCTAAACAAACCATCATGGAAAAAATGCGCAAGCAAACACGTGCCATCACTTATAATACTTACAAAGAACATGAACAAGAAATCATGTCTGGTACGGTAGAACGTTTTGACAACCGCTTTATCTATGTCAATCTCGGTAGCATCGAAGCCCAATTGTCAAAACAAGACCAAATCCCTGGAGAGGTGTTTGCTTCCCACGACCGTATCGAAGTCTACGTTTACAAGGTTGAAGACAACCCTCGTGGTGTCAATGTCTTTGTTAGCCGTAGCCATCCAGAAATGATCAAACGCTTGATGGAGCAAGAAATCCCAGAAGTGTATGATGGAACTGTTGAAATCATGAGCGTAGCTCGTGAAGCAGGTGACCGTACCAAGGTTGCCGTTCGTAGCCACAATCCAAACGTGGACGCTATCGGGACAATCGTTGGTCGTGGTGGTGCCAATATCAAGAAAATCACCAGCAAGTTCCACCCAGCTCGTTACGACGCTAAGAGCGACCGTATGATTCCTGTTGAAGAAAACATCGACGTTATCGAGTGGGTAGCAGATCCGGCTGAGTTTATCTACAATGCTATCGCACCTGCAGAGGTTGACCAAGTTATCTTTGATGAAAACGACAGCAAACGTGCCTTGGTCGTTGTACCTGATAACAAGCTTTCTCTTGCTATCGGTCGTCGTGGGCAGAACGTTCGCTTGGCAGCTCACTTGACGGGTTACCGTATCGATATCAAGTCTGCCAGTGAGTTTGAAGCTATGGAAGAAGCAGGTCAAGTGGATTACGCAGTTTCGGATGAATTGATCGAAGAATAA
- the rnpM gene encoding RNase P modulator RnpM yields MKTRKIPLRKSVVSNEVIDKRDLLRIVKNKEGEIFIDPTGKANGRGAYIKLDNAEALEAKKKKVFNRSFNMEVEESFYDELIAYVDHKVKRRELGLE; encoded by the coding sequence ATGAAAACAAGAAAAATCCCTTTGCGCAAGTCTGTTGTATCCAACGAAGTGATTGACAAGCGTGATTTGCTCCGCATTGTCAAGAACAAAGAAGGAGAGATCTTTATCGACCCGACAGGCAAGGCCAATGGCCGTGGCGCTTATATCAAGCTAGACAATGCAGAAGCCCTAGAGGCGAAAAAGAAGAAAGTCTTTAACCGCAGCTTTAACATGGAAGTGGAAGAAAGCTTCTATGACGAGTTGATCGCTTATGTGGATCACAAAGTAAAAAGAAGAGAGTTAGGACTTGAATAA
- a CDS encoding YlxQ-related RNA-binding protein — protein sequence MNKQKISNLLGLAQRAGRIISGEELVVKAIQDQKAKLVFLAHDAGPNLTKKIQDKSDYYQVEVITVFSTLELSIAVGKSRKVLAVTDAGFTKKMRSLME from the coding sequence TTGAATAAGCAAAAAATAAGCAATCTCTTGGGACTTGCTCAACGAGCAGGTCGGATCATATCAGGTGAGGAATTGGTGGTTAAGGCCATCCAAGACCAGAAAGCCAAGCTAGTCTTTCTAGCCCATGATGCTGGCCCTAATCTAACCAAGAAGATTCAAGATAAAAGTGACTATTATCAAGTAGAAGTTATAACCGTGTTTTCAACACTGGAATTAAGCATAGCAGTCGGAAAATCAAGAAAGGTTTTGGCTGTGACTGATGCTGGATTTACAAAGAAAATGAGGTCTCTTATGGAATAG
- the infB gene encoding translation initiation factor IF-2 codes for MSKKRLYEIAKELGKESKEVVARAKELGLDVKSHSSSVEVAAAEQIAASFKSAPAPKAEAKPVAPKASVEKKAEKSVPDKPAAAKEESKPVAPAAPKEEKVVAARPQSRNFKAEREARAKEQAERRKQNKGNNRDQQQNGNRPKNDGRNGGKPGQGNRDNRRFNDQGKKPQGQGNRSNDRRQQQDFQPKPAGPRVDFKARAAALKAEQNAEYARSSEERFKQSQAAKEALAQANKRKEPEEIFEEAAKLAEQTQPAVTVAPAAKEAPVDTRRKKQARPDKERDDYDHEEDGPRKQQKNRSSQNQVRNQRNSNWNNNKKNKKGNKQNNRNQAPKPVTERKFHELPSEFEYTDGMTVAEIAKRIKREPAEIVKKLFMMGVMATQNQSLDGETIELLLVDYGIEAKQKVEVDNADIERFFVEDGYLNEDELVERPPVVTIMGHVDHGKTTLLDTLRNSRVATGEAGGITQHIGAYQIVENGKKITFLDTPGHAAFTSMRARGASVTDITILVVAADDGVMPQTIEAINHSKAANVPIIVAINKIDKPGANPERVIGELAEHGVMSTAWGGDSEFVEISAKFNQNIEELLETVLLVAEIQELKADPTVRAIGTVIEARLDKGKGAVATLLVQQGTLNVQDPIVVGNTFGRVRAMTNDLGRRVKVAGPSTPVSITGLNEAPMAGDHFAVYEDEKSARAAGEERAKRALMKQRQATQRVSLENLFDTLKAGELKSVNVIIKADVQGSVEALSASLQKIDVEGVKVTIVHSAVGAINESDVTLAEASNAFIVGFNVRPTPQARQQAEADDVEIRLHSIIYKVIEEMEEAMKGMLDPEFEEKVIGEAIIRETFKVSKVGTIGGFMVTSGKVTRDSKVRVIRDGVVIYDGELASLKHYKDDVKEVTNGREGGLMIDGYNDIKTDDVIEAYVMEEIKR; via the coding sequence TTGTCTAAGAAAAGATTGTACGAAATCGCAAAAGAACTTGGAAAAGAAAGTAAAGAAGTTGTAGCGCGTGCAAAAGAGTTGGGCTTGGATGTGAAAAGCCACTCATCGAGCGTGGAAGTTGCTGCTGCTGAGCAAATCGCAGCTAGCTTTAAATCGGCACCTGCTCCTAAGGCAGAAGCAAAACCTGTAGCACCAAAAGCAAGTGTAGAAAAGAAAGCAGAAAAGTCTGTTCCGGATAAACCAGCTGCCGCAAAGGAAGAAAGCAAACCAGTTGCACCTGCAGCTCCTAAGGAAGAAAAAGTGGTGGCTGCAAGACCGCAGAGCCGAAACTTCAAGGCGGAGCGTGAGGCACGTGCAAAAGAGCAGGCAGAGCGACGCAAACAAAACAAGGGCAATAACCGTGACCAACAACAAAACGGCAACCGTCCGAAAAACGACGGCCGTAATGGTGGCAAACCTGGTCAAGGAAACCGCGACAATCGCCGTTTTAACGACCAAGGGAAGAAACCACAAGGTCAAGGAAATCGTAGTAATGATCGCCGTCAGCAACAAGACTTCCAGCCAAAACCAGCTGGACCACGTGTTGACTTTAAAGCCCGTGCAGCAGCCCTAAAAGCAGAGCAAAATGCAGAGTACGCACGCTCAAGCGAGGAGCGCTTCAAACAATCGCAAGCTGCTAAAGAAGCTTTGGCTCAAGCTAATAAACGCAAGGAGCCTGAAGAAATCTTTGAGGAAGCTGCTAAGCTAGCTGAACAAACGCAGCCAGCCGTAACAGTAGCTCCTGCAGCCAAGGAAGCGCCAGTGGATACACGTCGTAAAAAACAAGCTCGACCAGACAAAGAACGTGACGATTATGATCACGAAGAAGATGGTCCTAGAAAACAACAAAAGAATCGAAGTAGTCAGAATCAAGTGAGAAATCAAAGAAATAGTAACTGGAATAACAACAAAAAGAATAAAAAAGGCAACAAGCAAAATAACCGCAATCAGGCACCAAAACCTGTTACAGAACGTAAGTTCCATGAATTGCCAAGCGAATTTGAATATACGGATGGTATGACTGTTGCGGAAATCGCAAAACGTATCAAACGTGAACCAGCTGAAATCGTTAAGAAACTATTTATGATGGGTGTTATGGCCACACAAAACCAATCTTTGGATGGAGAAACCATTGAACTCCTATTGGTAGATTATGGTATCGAAGCCAAACAAAAGGTTGAAGTGGACAATGCGGACATCGAGCGCTTCTTCGTCGAAGATGGTTATCTCAATGAAGATGAACTGGTTGAACGTCCACCAGTTGTGACCATCATGGGACACGTTGACCATGGGAAAACAACTCTCTTGGATACCCTTCGTAACTCTCGTGTTGCGACAGGTGAAGCGGGTGGTATCACTCAGCATATTGGTGCCTACCAAATCGTGGAAAATGGCAAGAAAATTACCTTCCTTGATACACCAGGACACGCGGCCTTTACATCTATGCGTGCGCGTGGTGCATCTGTTACCGATATTACCATCTTGGTCGTAGCGGCAGATGACGGGGTTATGCCTCAGACTATCGAGGCCATCAACCACTCAAAAGCAGCCAACGTTCCAATCATCGTAGCCATCAACAAGATTGATAAACCAGGTGCCAACCCAGAACGTGTTATCGGTGAATTGGCAGAGCATGGTGTTATGTCAACAGCTTGGGGTGGAGATTCTGAATTTGTCGAAATCTCAGCTAAATTCAACCAAAATATCGAAGAATTGTTGGAAACAGTCCTTCTTGTGGCTGAAATCCAAGAACTCAAGGCAGACCCAACAGTGCGTGCTATCGGTACGGTTATCGAGGCTCGTTTGGATAAAGGAAAAGGTGCGGTCGCAACCCTTCTTGTGCAACAAGGTACTCTGAATGTGCAAGACCCTATCGTTGTCGGAAATACCTTCGGTCGTGTCCGTGCTATGACAAATGACCTTGGTCGTCGTGTCAAGGTTGCTGGACCATCAACGCCAGTTTCTATCACAGGTTTGAACGAAGCGCCAATGGCGGGTGACCACTTTGCTGTTTACGAAGATGAAAAATCTGCGCGTGCAGCCGGTGAAGAACGTGCGAAACGTGCCCTCATGAAACAACGCCAAGCTACCCAACGTGTCAGCCTTGAAAACCTCTTTGATACACTTAAAGCTGGTGAGCTTAAGTCTGTTAACGTTATCATCAAGGCCGACGTACAAGGTTCTGTTGAAGCCCTTTCTGCCTCCCTTCAAAAGATCGATGTGGAAGGTGTGAAAGTTACTATCGTTCACTCGGCAGTCGGTGCTATCAACGAATCTGACGTGACCCTTGCGGAAGCTTCAAATGCCTTTATCGTTGGTTTCAACGTACGCCCTACACCACAAGCTCGTCAACAAGCCGAAGCTGATGACGTAGAAATCCGTCTCCACAGCATTATTTATAAGGTTATCGAAGAGATGGAAGAAGCTATGAAAGGGATGCTTGACCCAGAATTTGAAGAAAAAGTTATTGGTGAAGCAATTATCCGTGAAACCTTCAAAGTGTCTAAAGTCGGAACCATCGGTGGATTTATGGTTACTAGCGGTAAGGTTACCCGTGACTCTAAAGTCCGTGTTATCCGTGACGGTGTCGTTATCTATGACGGCGAACTCGCAAGCTTGAAACACTACAAAGACGACGTCAAAGAAGTTACAAACGGTCGTGAAGGTGGATTGATGATTGATGGCTACAATGATATCAAGACTGATGATGTGATTGAGGCTTATGTCATGGAAGAAATCAAACGATAA
- the rbfA gene encoding 30S ribosome-binding factor RbfA — MANHFRTDRVGMEIKREVNEILQKKVRDPRVQGVTITDVQMLGDLSVAKVYYTILSNLASDNQKAQIGLEKATGTIKRELGRNLKLYKIPDLTFVKDESIEYGNKIDEMLRNLDKN; from the coding sequence ATGGCAAATCATTTCCGTACGGATCGTGTGGGCATGGAAATCAAGCGCGAAGTCAATGAGATTTTGCAAAAGAAAGTCCGTGATCCGCGTGTCCAAGGTGTGACCATCACAGATGTTCAGATGCTAGGTGACTTGTCTGTTGCCAAGGTTTACTACACCATTTTGAGTAACCTTGCTTCGGATAATCAAAAAGCTCAAATCGGGCTTGAAAAAGCAACTGGTACCATCAAACGTGAACTTGGTCGCAATTTGAAATTGTACAAAATCCCAGATTTGACCTTCGTCAAAGACGAATCCATCGAATATGGAAACAAGATTGACGAGATGCTACGCAATCTGGATAAGAACTAA
- a CDS encoding DUF1858 domain-containing protein, giving the protein MDNIIDVSIPVAEVVDKHPEVLEILVELGFKPLANPLMRNTVGRKVSLKQGSKLEGTPMDKIVRTLEANGYEVIGLD; this is encoded by the coding sequence ATGGACAATATCATCGATGTGTCAATACCCGTTGCAGAAGTGGTAGACAAGCATCCAGAAGTTTTGGAAATCCTAGTGGAGCTCGGTTTTAAACCACTTGCTAATCCCTTGATGCGCAACACAGTCGGTCGCAAAGTATCGCTCAAACAGGGTTCTAAACTTGAAGGAACTCCTATGGACAAGATTGTCCGCACGCTAGAAGCGAACGGCTATGAAGTGATTGGATTAGACTAA